The Niastella koreensis GR20-10 genome includes a window with the following:
- a CDS encoding UpxY family transcription antiterminator, which translates to MEANKKWYAVYTRPRWEKKVADLLVKKHIESYCPLNKIVRQWADRKKLVLEPLFTSYVFVHTTPQEHLAIKQTDGILNFVYWLGQPAVIRDEEIDAVKQFLDEYHNVQLEKINVNMHDRVRISSGPLMAQEGDVIEVRSKTVKVQLPTLGYALTAEVEKSNVEVIHLTPSYSNNYFYNALFR; encoded by the coding sequence ATGGAAGCGAATAAGAAATGGTATGCCGTTTATACCCGGCCACGGTGGGAAAAGAAGGTAGCTGATCTGCTGGTAAAAAAGCACATAGAGAGTTATTGTCCTTTGAACAAAATAGTTCGTCAATGGGCTGATAGAAAAAAATTAGTGCTGGAGCCTTTGTTTACCTCCTATGTTTTTGTGCACACTACTCCGCAGGAGCACCTGGCCATAAAACAAACAGATGGCATTCTCAATTTTGTTTACTGGCTGGGACAACCGGCTGTTATCCGTGATGAAGAAATAGACGCAGTAAAACAATTCCTGGATGAATACCACAACGTACAACTGGAAAAAATAAATGTAAACATGCACGACCGTGTGCGTATTTCCAGCGGTCCGTTAATGGCGCAGGAAGGCGATGTGATAGAAGTAAGAAGCAAAACAGTGAAAGTACAGTTGCCTACGTTGGGTTATGCGCTTACAGCGGAAGTAGAAAAGAGCAACGTGGAAGTCATACACCTGACGCCCTCGTACAGCAACAACTATTTTTATAATGCACTTTTTAGATAA
- a CDS encoding WecB/TagA/CpsF family glycosyltransferase: MERKSIINFGITTGNYSSFVNNIVTLAHQKESANVCVANVHMFIEAYKDQSFNSIINDATMVTPDGKPLTWVLNYVYGIRQDRVAGMDLLPDLLQQMMLKRLPAFFYGGTPALLEKTEHYLRYAFPYLPIAGMYSPPFRPATPEEEDQLVERINNSGAAVVLVILGCPKQERWMASMKGRINAVMIGVGGALPVMVGMQKRAPGWLQGMGLEWLYRLMQEPRRLFKRYVVTNSLFIYLFFKKIFKVHGVRRLTS; this comes from the coding sequence ATGGAAAGGAAAAGTATTATCAATTTTGGTATTACAACGGGCAACTATTCTTCTTTCGTAAATAACATTGTTACGCTGGCGCATCAGAAAGAGAGCGCCAATGTATGCGTAGCGAATGTGCATATGTTCATCGAGGCCTACAAAGACCAGTCGTTCAACAGCATTATCAACGACGCCACCATGGTAACGCCCGATGGTAAGCCGCTTACCTGGGTGTTGAACTATGTGTATGGCATCCGGCAGGACCGTGTAGCAGGGATGGACCTGTTACCCGATCTGTTACAGCAAATGATGCTGAAAAGGTTGCCGGCCTTCTTTTATGGCGGCACGCCCGCTTTGCTGGAGAAGACAGAGCATTATTTACGGTATGCATTTCCCTATTTGCCAATTGCGGGTATGTACAGTCCGCCGTTCAGACCTGCCACACCCGAAGAAGAAGATCAGCTGGTGGAGCGGATCAATAATTCCGGCGCTGCTGTAGTACTGGTAATATTGGGTTGTCCCAAACAGGAACGCTGGATGGCATCCATGAAAGGCCGCATCAATGCCGTGATGATTGGCGTAGGTGGCGCTTTACCCGTTATGGTGGGTATGCAAAAACGTGCTCCGGGCTGGTTGCAGGGCATGGGCCTGGAATGGTTGTACCGCCTGATGCAGGAACCGCGCCGTTTGTTTAAACGGTATGTAGTTACTAACTCATTATTTATATATCTGTTCTTTAAGAAGATATTTAAGGTGCATGGGGTGAGGAGGTTGACAAGTTAA
- a CDS encoding glycosyltransferase family 4 protein, which yields MKKVLLSAYACSPIRGSEPGNGWSWALNLALQGYDVWCLTNLEDKEATEIELQKLGLPNLHIVFVELKYNLDKKLLNASSKTIYLHYYLWRKKAARIAKQLHRKMHFDVAHHVTFGSFQQGTFLWKLKDTRIIFGPVGGGQEALPAFKEYFGKAWKIEQIRSLISKLSIKFSANLKNTVTRSHHILVTNQDTANIVQKIKTTAPQNIHLILDNAIPLSMQHMEYIDRKPGKQINLLWVGRMLPRKGLNLILHALSLVPKEVDYTFTIVGGGEQYQFLQGWIEQYGLDPKRLRILGQIPFNEVVHHYEQADVFIFCSLRDSCPAQLNEAMAFGLPIICLDLHGSSLAVSSDCGIKVKPTTKEETAQGIAKAIIKFHEDTAFRKQCSVNAFNYAKSNTWERKVHLITSQFYN from the coding sequence ATGAAGAAAGTATTATTAAGTGCGTATGCCTGTTCACCCATAAGAGGAAGCGAGCCAGGCAACGGCTGGAGCTGGGCGTTAAACCTGGCATTGCAAGGGTATGATGTATGGTGTTTAACCAACCTGGAGGATAAGGAAGCGACAGAGATAGAATTACAAAAACTGGGGTTGCCCAACCTGCACATCGTTTTTGTAGAGTTGAAGTACAACCTCGATAAAAAGTTGTTGAACGCTTCTTCAAAAACCATATACCTGCATTACTATTTATGGCGGAAGAAAGCGGCCCGCATTGCCAAGCAGTTGCACCGGAAAATGCATTTTGATGTGGCCCATCACGTAACGTTTGGCAGTTTTCAGCAGGGTACTTTTTTGTGGAAGCTGAAAGATACCCGCATCATTTTTGGCCCGGTAGGGGGCGGGCAAGAAGCGCTGCCAGCATTTAAAGAGTATTTTGGCAAGGCGTGGAAAATTGAACAGATACGCAGCCTGATTTCAAAACTCAGTATTAAATTCAGTGCTAACCTGAAGAACACCGTTACCCGTTCGCACCACATTCTGGTAACAAACCAGGACACTGCCAATATTGTACAAAAGATAAAAACAACAGCGCCGCAAAATATTCACCTCATCCTGGATAATGCCATTCCCTTATCCATGCAGCATATGGAATACATCGATCGCAAACCCGGCAAGCAGATAAACCTGCTGTGGGTGGGCAGAATGTTGCCCCGCAAGGGTTTGAACCTGATCCTGCATGCGTTGTCGCTGGTGCCGAAGGAAGTGGATTATACATTTACAATAGTGGGCGGCGGTGAACAATACCAGTTTTTACAGGGCTGGATAGAACAATATGGGCTTGACCCCAAACGCCTGCGCATCCTGGGACAGATCCCGTTTAACGAAGTGGTTCATCACTATGAGCAGGCAGACGTATTTATTTTCTGTTCGCTGCGCGATTCCTGTCCGGCCCAGTTGAATGAAGCCATGGCCTTTGGTTTGCCCATTATCTGTCTGGATTTACATGGGTCGTCACTGGCGGTAAGCAGTGATTGCGGCATTAAAGTAAAACCAACTACAAAAGAAGAAACGGCGCAGGGTATTGCCAAAGCAATTATTAAGTTTCATGAAGATACCGCCTTTAGAAAACAATGTTCGGTAAATGCATTCAATTATGCCAAGAGCAATACCTGGGAACGCAAAGTGCATTTAATAACCTCTCAATTCTACAATTAA
- a CDS encoding glycosyltransferase family 4 protein, translated as MTVVYYMQVSFLDVSIELINVLKKHVQLHVLIELTPHGKNLTILEIEKFPQGKTLVTPEEILTKRCYENLKPYFTGVASVHFVMHNHRTGFSYSTLQASFDTWKYIRQFKPDILHFETFGLRTVGLLFYLKAFKNVCITIHDPVPHTGEDSWKVTLPRTLWFSLPVKKKYLFYSQFARQQFEQHYKKEKHEKTVLQMSPYGYLKSMVKPEEEVQKKHILFFGRLSPYKGIDDLLNAMPAVFKEFPNEQLVIAGKAVHGFDIDEEIINKYRDNITVLDKHVPNEELAVLIQEAKFIICPYKDATQSGVLMTAFGLNTPVIATSVGSFPEFIREDMNGLLVPPSDPQKLAEGICFALRNDHYKQLAENIKSTTVEDMWSRNTEILLDAYAS; from the coding sequence ATGACAGTTGTGTATTACATGCAGGTTTCATTTTTGGATGTTTCCATTGAATTGATCAATGTGTTGAAGAAGCATGTACAGTTACATGTGTTGATTGAATTAACGCCTCATGGCAAGAACCTGACTATTCTGGAGATTGAAAAATTCCCGCAGGGAAAAACCCTGGTTACACCGGAAGAAATACTTACCAAACGTTGCTACGAAAACCTGAAACCATATTTTACCGGTGTGGCCAGCGTGCATTTTGTGATGCATAACCACAGAACAGGTTTCTCATACAGCACCTTACAGGCTTCGTTCGATACCTGGAAGTACATCCGGCAGTTTAAACCCGATATTCTTCATTTTGAAACATTCGGTTTGCGTACCGTGGGGCTATTGTTCTATTTGAAAGCATTCAAGAATGTATGCATCACCATTCACGATCCGGTGCCGCATACCGGGGAAGACAGCTGGAAGGTAACGCTGCCCCGCACGTTATGGTTCAGCCTGCCGGTTAAAAAGAAATATTTGTTCTACTCTCAATTTGCCCGGCAACAATTTGAGCAACATTATAAAAAAGAAAAGCACGAAAAAACGGTGCTGCAAATGAGCCCCTATGGGTATTTGAAAAGTATGGTGAAGCCTGAAGAGGAAGTGCAGAAGAAGCACATTCTTTTTTTTGGCCGCTTATCGCCTTACAAAGGAATTGATGACCTGTTAAACGCCATGCCGGCAGTGTTTAAGGAATTCCCCAACGAACAATTGGTGATCGCAGGTAAAGCAGTGCATGGCTTCGACATCGATGAGGAAATAATAAACAAATACCGGGACAACATTACGGTGCTTGATAAACACGTACCCAACGAAGAGCTGGCGGTACTGATACAGGAAGCAAAATTTATTATTTGTCCGTATAAAGACGCCACACAAAGCGGGGTACTGATGACCGCCTTTGGTTTAAATACCCCGGTAATTGCCACCAGTGTTGGTTCGTTCCCCGAATTTATCAGGGAAGACATGAACGGATTACTGGTTCCGCCCAGTGATCCCCAAAAACTGGCTGAAGGTATATGCTTTGCATTACGTAACGACCATTACAAACAACTGGCAGAGAATATTAAAAGTACTACGGTGGAGGATATGTGGAGCAGGAATACGGAGATACTGTTAGATGCGTATGCGTCTTAG
- a CDS encoding acyltransferase, whose product MSIINVIRQSRDLLLRKVLYRRYDIAKGFHAGLRVRIWGRQKVVIGRNFYIGRDSFIEADVIIGNNVMFGNRVAIIGRYDHHYQKAGIPIRLAEQIRDPAYNWKGLGMVTIIEDDVWIGYGSTVLCGVKIGEGSIIGAGSLVTKDVEPYSIYAGVPARKVRSRFDEPLDLQTHLKLVQSKYYGKL is encoded by the coding sequence ATGTCGATTATCAATGTAATCAGGCAATCGCGAGATCTTTTGTTACGTAAGGTGCTGTACAGGCGCTACGACATAGCAAAAGGTTTTCATGCCGGTTTACGGGTGCGTATCTGGGGAAGGCAAAAGGTTGTGATTGGGCGTAACTTTTATATTGGGAGGGATTCCTTTATTGAAGCGGATGTAATAATAGGCAATAACGTTATGTTTGGAAACAGAGTAGCCATTATAGGACGCTACGACCATCATTATCAAAAGGCAGGTATACCTATACGCCTGGCAGAACAGATCAGGGATCCTGCATATAATTGGAAAGGGCTCGGTATGGTCACCATCATTGAAGATGATGTGTGGATCGGATACGGGTCTACGGTACTGTGTGGGGTAAAGATCGGGGAAGGGAGCATCATTGGCGCTGGTTCGCTGGTAACAAAAGATGTGGAGCCCTATTCCATTTATGCAGGCGTTCCTGCCCGCAAAGTAAGAAGCCGTTTCGACGAACCCCTGGATCTGCAAACCCACCTTAAACTGGTTCAATCCAAATATTACGGCAAACTGTAA
- a CDS encoding undecaprenyl-phosphate glucose phosphotransferase, producing MNSRFLRHLQLTLLAMDLVAINMVFFIARFFFRREMLIDAYVEYTYFGVYLTVAWLIVALSNNVYHERNIFTFELFAGRSTRAFLYFLLMICAFLFFSHWFIISRLFIGVIICGIPLLLTCNRFLYLAVYHYFKKKDFFSHKVVVLGYNDLSRRLVDYLEEDGVNKEVVGYCEEVENIHELSRYPILGSINKALDVCKHYGATEIYSTIVPEENPGIYRLIQKADQNCIRFRIVPDIGALVKRQVYVDYLNEIPVLSLRKEPLDDLGNKIKKRVFDIIVSGLVTIFILSWLIPLIGLLIKLESKGPIFFRQQRSGQDNKSFWCLKFRSMKVNDSANTMQATRNDARITKLGQFLRRTSLDEFPQFLNVLMGDMSIVGPRPHMLKHTADYSKIIDEYMIRQFLKPGITGWAQVNGFRGETKTLDQMKKRVEYDLWYMENWNLWLDIKVMFLTVFNTIKGEENAF from the coding sequence ATGAATAGCAGATTTTTGCGTCATTTACAGCTTACTTTGCTGGCAATGGACCTGGTGGCTATTAACATGGTATTTTTTATAGCCCGGTTCTTTTTCAGGAGAGAAATGCTGATAGATGCGTATGTAGAGTATACTTATTTTGGTGTTTATTTAACCGTTGCCTGGCTGATAGTAGCCCTCTCGAACAACGTATACCATGAGCGCAATATCTTTACGTTTGAATTGTTTGCCGGGCGATCGACCAGGGCCTTTCTTTACTTTTTGCTCATGATCTGTGCGTTCCTGTTCTTTTCGCATTGGTTTATCATTTCCCGGTTATTTATTGGAGTTATCATTTGTGGCATTCCACTGTTGCTAACGTGTAACCGGTTCTTATACCTGGCGGTTTATCATTATTTTAAAAAGAAGGATTTCTTCTCCCATAAAGTAGTGGTGCTGGGGTATAATGATCTGTCGAGACGCCTGGTTGATTACCTGGAAGAAGACGGGGTGAACAAGGAGGTGGTTGGGTATTGCGAAGAAGTGGAGAACATTCATGAGCTGTCGCGGTATCCCATACTGGGCAGCATCAATAAAGCGCTGGATGTTTGTAAACACTACGGCGCCACAGAAATATATTCAACCATAGTGCCTGAGGAAAATCCCGGTATTTACCGGTTGATCCAGAAGGCCGATCAGAATTGTATCCGTTTCCGCATAGTGCCCGATATTGGTGCGCTGGTAAAACGGCAGGTATATGTAGATTACCTGAACGAGATCCCGGTACTGTCGTTGCGGAAAGAACCGTTGGATGACCTGGGCAACAAGATCAAAAAACGGGTATTTGATATTATCGTGAGCGGATTGGTTACCATCTTCATTCTTTCCTGGCTGATCCCCCTGATCGGGTTGCTGATAAAACTCGAATCGAAGGGACCCATATTCTTCAGACAACAACGCAGCGGGCAGGATAATAAATCTTTCTGGTGTTTGAAGTTCAGAAGTATGAAGGTGAACGACAGTGCGAACACCATGCAGGCCACGCGCAACGATGCACGTATTACCAAACTGGGTCAGTTCCTGCGGCGCACCAGCCTGGATGAGTTTCCACAATTCCTGAACGTGCTGATGGGCGATATGAGTATTGTAGGGCCTAGGCCGCATATGTTAAAACACACCGCAGATTATTCAAAGATCATCGATGAATATATGATTCGCCAGTTCCTGAAACCCGGTATTACCGGCTGGGCGCAGGTGAATGGGTTCAGGGGCGAAACAAAAACACTCGATCAAATGAAAAAGCGCGTGGAGTATGACCTCTGGTACATGGAGAACTGGAATTTGTGGCTGGACATCAAGGTAATGTTCCTGACCGTATTTAACACCATAAAAGGCGAAGAGAATGCATTCTAA
- the gmd gene encoding GDP-mannose 4,6-dehydratase, which translates to MKTALITGVNGQDGAYLAELLLEKGYMVHGVKRRSSLINTHRIDHLYQDPHEKEVRFRLHYGDMTDSTNLIRIIQETQPDEIYNLAAMSHVKVSFDTPEYTANADGIGTLRLLEALRILGLEKKTRIYQASTSELYGLVQEVPQKETTPFYPRSPYAVAKLYAYWITVNYREAYGMYACNGILFNHESPLRGETFVTRKITRAVAAIGLGLQDCLYLGNLNAQRDWGHAKDYVEAMWRILQQDQPEDFVIATGITTPVREFVRMAFAELGIMIAFTGEGVNEKGVVVACTNDAYQLGIGKTVVSVDPEYFRPTEVELLIGDATKAKTKLGWEPKYDLQMLVKEMVANDVLEFEQAGKVQFEHLIS; encoded by the coding sequence ATGAAAACAGCGCTCATCACCGGTGTTAATGGTCAGGACGGTGCGTACCTGGCGGAATTATTATTGGAAAAAGGTTATATGGTCCATGGCGTAAAAAGGCGTTCATCGCTGATCAATACCCATCGGATAGATCACCTGTACCAGGACCCGCACGAAAAGGAAGTACGCTTTCGCCTGCATTATGGCGATATGACCGATAGCACCAACCTTATTCGCATTATCCAGGAAACACAACCTGATGAAATTTATAACCTGGCGGCCATGAGCCATGTAAAGGTGAGCTTTGATACGCCTGAATATACCGCCAATGCCGATGGTATTGGTACCCTGCGGTTACTGGAAGCCTTAAGAATTCTGGGATTGGAAAAAAAGACCCGCATTTACCAGGCTTCTACTTCTGAGTTGTACGGGCTGGTGCAGGAAGTGCCGCAGAAAGAAACAACGCCCTTCTACCCACGCAGTCCCTATGCCGTAGCTAAATTATACGCCTACTGGATTACGGTAAACTATCGTGAAGCATATGGCATGTATGCCTGCAATGGGATTTTATTCAACCATGAAAGCCCCTTGCGCGGTGAAACTTTTGTGACCCGTAAAATTACCCGGGCAGTAGCAGCCATTGGGCTGGGCCTGCAGGATTGCCTGTACCTGGGTAACCTGAATGCACAACGCGACTGGGGCCATGCAAAGGATTATGTGGAAGCCATGTGGCGCATTTTACAACAGGACCAACCCGAAGATTTTGTAATTGCCACCGGTATAACCACACCTGTGCGCGAGTTTGTAAGAATGGCCTTTGCCGAGTTGGGTATTATGATAGCCTTTACCGGGGAAGGCGTGAACGAAAAAGGGGTAGTGGTAGCCTGCACCAATGACGCTTATCAATTGGGAATTGGCAAAACAGTAGTATCTGTAGATCCTGAATACTTCCGCCCTACAGAAGTGGAACTGTTGATCGGCGATGCTACCAAAGCAAAAACAAAGTTGGGTTGGGAACCCAAATACGACCTGCAAATGCTGGTGAAGGAAATGGTAGCCAATGATGTGCTGGAATTTGAGCAGGCAGGCAAAGTACAATTTGAACATTTGATCAGTTGA
- a CDS encoding O-antigen ligase family protein, which translates to MKSLGVVLTAAAILVFVVLVLLSKQPRRTYLLYMLYVMPLIDFKVTPWQFGSLTLFDAFSYVMLFWRYKDFLSIYKPNRFYFGGFCTLIFLLLLGSLTSSFITNSLLSLLSVFPVFIYARLLMVECMQDNQFMNKMIKVLQFACLFSMAFLAVQLVVGLNFRLYSELNQNTQDVNGIRYPSYFHDSQKYGQFLAMLSFLFLLNKKNVKRPALINLLLFLLVAVAMFLTGGRSAFLGLSAGVLFLLVFAGMQFKKYIIAGCLAGGVLIAIFSHSLVVFNRDDDINNSLDFRASIWKEAFEIYKAHPYLGIGVGNYQDYVSLYAQDQYLVLEDEIIFLDQPENGYLKILTEYGGPAFLVAFVLIIGSAAGGMRAMVKKQTDARVLLFIAPIISWLVSFVSLYSITDRRNLIVLICLCSFLIYLSNRSKIVDDKQTEEVNGQPV; encoded by the coding sequence ATGAAATCACTAGGGGTGGTTTTAACCGCCGCCGCAATACTGGTATTTGTAGTTTTGGTACTGCTCAGCAAGCAGCCCCGCAGAACATATCTGTTGTATATGTTGTACGTGATGCCGCTGATAGATTTCAAGGTTACGCCCTGGCAATTTGGAAGCTTAACCCTGTTTGATGCATTTTCCTATGTAATGCTGTTTTGGCGGTACAAGGATTTCTTAAGCATTTATAAACCGAACAGGTTTTACTTTGGCGGTTTTTGTACGTTGATCTTCCTGCTGCTGCTCGGCAGCCTTACTTCTTCGTTCATCACCAATTCCCTGCTGTCACTTTTATCTGTGTTCCCGGTATTCATTTACGCCCGCCTGTTGATGGTGGAGTGTATGCAGGATAACCAGTTCATGAATAAAATGATAAAAGTATTACAGTTTGCCTGTTTGTTTTCCATGGCGTTCCTGGCAGTGCAGCTGGTGGTGGGGCTCAACTTCAGGCTGTATTCAGAACTGAACCAGAATACCCAGGATGTAAATGGTATTCGCTACCCCAGTTATTTCCACGATTCACAGAAGTACGGACAATTTCTGGCCATGCTCAGCTTTTTGTTCCTGTTGAACAAAAAGAATGTAAAAAGGCCGGCACTAATAAACCTGTTGCTGTTTTTATTGGTAGCAGTAGCTATGTTCTTAACCGGTGGCCGCTCAGCCTTTCTGGGGCTGAGCGCCGGCGTGTTATTCCTGTTGGTGTTTGCCGGTATGCAATTTAAAAAGTACATCATTGCAGGTTGTTTGGCCGGTGGGGTGCTGATAGCCATTTTCTCTCACTCGCTGGTGGTATTTAACCGGGATGATGACATCAATAATTCACTCGATTTCAGGGCCAGCATCTGGAAGGAAGCCTTTGAGATCTACAAAGCGCATCCCTATTTAGGAATTGGTGTGGGCAACTACCAGGATTATGTTTCATTGTACGCGCAGGACCAATACCTGGTGCTGGAAGATGAGATCATTTTTCTTGACCAGCCAGAGAACGGCTATTTAAAAATACTTACCGAATATGGCGGTCCGGCCTTTTTAGTGGCATTCGTGCTTATAATTGGTAGTGCGGCAGGCGGTATGCGGGCCATGGTGAAAAAGCAAACGGATGCCCGGGTATTGTTATTTATAGCCCCTATAATAAGCTGGCTGGTGTCGTTTGTGTCGTTGTATTCCATCACCGACCGCAGGAACCTGATTGTGTTGATCTGCCTGTGTTCATTCCTGATCTATTTATCTAATCGTTCAAAAATTGTTGATGATAAACAAACTGAAGAAGTTAACGGGCAGCCTGTTTAA
- a CDS encoding glycosyltransferase family 4 protein: MAQRILVGVPPKHHVLLSQDEIAGFTDLGYTCKPVTYGRNDATAGKLKKIWGTMGKAFNVVKELYAFKPHILYLNSRFEPVGSVRDFITILIIKLFYLRKVRIVIKTHGSDISVLERESFFYRKLLIPFLRKHVVAWFFLSNDEKELVRKYDPGLARKVFVTANIVDPARSVASLAFREKYSLDENKFKVLFCGRMVRAKGVFSLLESIPLLSCKEDCQIVFVGDGPDMAALKKRAEELNITEYTRFPGFVPDHECDHFYANADMLAFPTYDSEGFPMALFKSVAAGLPVITSCIRAAKDHLSEPDNVLWVDGQSAASVAKAIDTLYDNHALRNAMSQNNRTIAKKFTRLEVCAGMHEVMMSLSH; encoded by the coding sequence ATGGCTCAACGGATCCTGGTGGGCGTGCCACCAAAACATCACGTTCTTTTATCACAGGATGAAATTGCAGGTTTTACCGATCTGGGATATACCTGCAAACCGGTAACCTATGGCCGGAACGATGCAACTGCCGGCAAGCTCAAAAAAATATGGGGCACCATGGGAAAGGCGTTTAATGTTGTTAAAGAACTCTATGCTTTTAAACCACATATTTTGTACTTAAACTCCCGGTTTGAACCGGTTGGGAGTGTACGTGATTTTATTACTATTCTGATCATAAAGCTATTTTATCTGCGCAAAGTAAGGATCGTGATCAAAACGCATGGTTCTGATATTTCAGTTTTAGAAAGGGAATCTTTCTTTTACCGGAAACTGTTGATCCCCTTTTTGAGGAAACATGTGGTGGCATGGTTCTTTTTATCAAACGATGAGAAGGAGTTAGTGAGGAAATATGATCCCGGATTAGCGCGAAAAGTATTTGTTACAGCAAACATTGTTGATCCCGCCCGTTCAGTGGCTTCACTCGCGTTCCGTGAAAAGTATTCGCTGGATGAAAACAAATTCAAGGTATTATTCTGTGGCCGAATGGTACGCGCAAAAGGCGTGTTCAGTTTGTTGGAAAGTATTCCGCTGCTTTCGTGTAAGGAGGATTGTCAGATCGTTTTTGTGGGTGATGGACCGGATATGGCAGCGTTGAAAAAAAGAGCGGAGGAATTGAACATAACCGAGTATACACGTTTCCCGGGATTTGTTCCCGATCACGAATGCGATCATTTTTACGCCAATGCCGATATGCTGGCTTTTCCTACTTATGACAGCGAGGGATTTCCCATGGCGCTGTTTAAATCGGTAGCAGCCGGTTTACCGGTAATCACTTCCTGCATAAGGGCCGCAAAAGACCATTTATCCGAACCCGATAATGTGTTGTGGGTAGATGGACAATCGGCAGCAAGTGTGGCAAAAGCAATAGATACATTATACGATAACCATGCATTACGAAATGCCATGTCGCAGAACAACCGGACCATTGCAAAGAAATTCACCCGGCTGGAAGTATGTGCCGGCATGCATGAAGTAATGATGTCGCTTAGTCACTAG
- a CDS encoding lipopolysaccharide biosynthesis protein, translating into MINKLKKLTGSLFKSRLIKNSFWGIAANGVQSVLLSLFFVIIARKYTTNEFAYFLIANTIYQFLAAISTMGLGQWFTRELVDITDKQALVSRFVKIQLYSGVFFYVLSIAVAFLLYSEPVLQYLIVLLGVNIIFDNIIYAIKSLNIAEFNQNKTFIILIIDTVLRFAIGCLLFLFPMSIMMLCVLLIGVRFITLNFFLAFGSSKAISLKSLFRYPLARSEVKKIVFANWPFIIIGSVSIAYWRISNIIISKTLTLADVANFEISFRVFAIAQILPLIVSMSVFPALVQHFKTGTKQDFGNYYKKVFNYYLLFGLFAYTFMYSFADMLIPWAFGHTYSGTGAFTKEMFLTILIFPTALLQANVLVAMNMERSDMWFNVISLVLNIVFCFTGFLFAKNLTTVNLAIFFSFLIFHICQDALLLRKGMVTMGHVLKFYLLTGALAGLYVLLSMKFPPVVLFAGYWLLLGLAFIKLPVASFQLSPNTKPENSLP; encoded by the coding sequence ATGATAAACAAACTGAAGAAGTTAACGGGCAGCCTGTTTAAGTCGCGGTTAATAAAAAACAGCTTCTGGGGTATTGCGGCCAACGGCGTGCAAAGCGTGCTGTTGAGCCTGTTTTTTGTGATCATAGCGCGTAAGTACACTACCAATGAGTTTGCATATTTTTTAATAGCCAATACTATTTATCAGTTCCTGGCAGCCATCTCCACTATGGGGCTGGGTCAGTGGTTTACGCGGGAACTGGTTGATATCACCGATAAACAGGCACTGGTTAGCCGGTTTGTGAAAATACAATTATACAGCGGGGTTTTCTTTTATGTGTTGAGTATAGCTGTAGCTTTTCTGCTGTACAGCGAACCGGTGCTACAATACCTGATTGTTTTGCTGGGAGTAAATATCATTTTCGATAATATCATCTATGCCATCAAGTCGTTGAACATTGCCGAGTTCAACCAGAACAAAACATTTATTATTCTCATCATCGATACCGTGCTCCGGTTTGCGATCGGTTGTTTGCTGTTTCTTTTCCCGATGAGCATTATGATGCTATGCGTGTTGCTGATAGGCGTCCGGTTTATAACCCTGAACTTTTTCCTGGCTTTTGGTTCTTCAAAGGCCATCAGCCTGAAATCGTTGTTCAGGTACCCGCTGGCGCGGAGTGAGGTGAAGAAGATCGTATTCGCCAACTGGCCCTTTATCATTATTGGCAGTGTATCTATTGCTTACTGGCGCATTTCAAACATCATTATTTCAAAGACACTTACACTGGCCGATGTGGCTAATTTCGAGATCTCGTTCCGGGTGTTTGCCATAGCGCAGATCCTGCCGCTGATCGTTTCCATGTCGGTTTTCCCGGCGCTGGTTCAGCATTTTAAAACCGGTACCAAACAGGACTTTGGCAATTATTACAAGAAAGTATTTAACTACTACTTATTGTTTGGCCTGTTTGCCTACACCTTTATGTATTCATTTGCCGATATGTTAATTCCCTGGGCATTTGGTCATACGTACAGTGGTACCGGGGCGTTCACCAAAGAAATGTTCCTGACCATCCTGATCTTTCCTACTGCCTTGTTACAGGCGAATGTACTGGTGGCCATGAACATGGAACGGTCCGATATGTGGTTTAATGTAATTAGTCTGGTGCTGAATATAGTTTTCTGTTTTACCGGCTTCCTGTTTGCAAAAAACCTTACTACAGTAAACCTGGCCATCTTTTTCTCCTTCCTGATCTTTCATATTTGCCAGGATGCGTTGTTGCTGCGCAAGGGCATGGTCACGATGGGGCATGTACTCAAATTCTATTTGCTCACCGGCGCGCTGGCGGGTTTATATGTATTGTTATCAATGAAATTTCCACCAGTGGTATTATTTGCAGGATACTGGCTGCTGCTGGGACTGGCTTTTATAAAATTGCCTGTTGCCAGTTTTCAACTCTCCCCTAATACAAAACCAGAAAATAGTTTACCATGA